The Vigna unguiculata cultivar IT97K-499-35 chromosome 6, ASM411807v1, whole genome shotgun sequence genome contains a region encoding:
- the LOC114189128 gene encoding putative cyclin-D6-1, translating to MEFDLEDPLVSLGEEQNFTVSELFASESDHMPSPNYSSLTHFHVFSCEAISLILQVQLSYKLDPFVAYLAMNYMHRFMSNQEIPKGKPWYLRLVVVSCLSLASKMKNTTLPFLEMQKEGCNFKAQSIQKMEPLILGALKWRMRSITPFSFLRFFISLAEIEDQSLKQALKERASTIIFNAQNEIKLLEYKPSTIAATALIIASHELLPHQYSILRASIISSEYLDEETLSKCFDLMQEMIRTVEKELVTETPGSVLERNTKRQRI from the exons ATGGAGTTTGATCTTGAAGACCCACTAGTCAGCTTGGGAGAAGAACAAAACTTTACTGTATCAGAACTCTTTGCCTCCGAATCAGATCACATGCCCTCCCCAAACTACTCAAGTCTAACACATTTTCACGTTTTCTCTTGTGAGGCCATATCTCTTATTCTTCAG GTTCAGCTTTCTTACAAACTGGACCCTTTTGTAGCTTACCTTGCTATGAATTACATGCACCGTTTCATGTCAAACCAGGAAATTCCG AAGGGGAAGCCGTGGTATCTTAGGCTTGTTGTCGTATCATGTCTCTCTCTTGCTTCAAAGATGAAAAACACAACTTTGCCATTTTTGGAAATGCAG AAAGAAGGTTGTAACTTTAAGGCTCAAAGTATTCAGAAAATGGAGCCTCTGATTCTCGGGGCACTGAAATGGCGTATGAGGTCAATTACACCTTTTTCTTTCCTGCGCTTCTTTATCTCTTTAGCTGAAATTGAAGACCAATCACTGAAGCAAGCACTCAAAGAGAGAGCTTCTACTATAATCTTCAATGCTCAAAATG AAATTAAGCTTTTAGAGTATAAGCCTTCAACTATTGCAGCAACTGCCCTTATCATTGCATCTCATGAACTACTCCCACATCAATATTCTATTCTGAGAGCTTCAATTATATCCAGTGAGTACCTAGATGAG GAGACATTGTCCAAGTGCTTTGATTTGATGCAAGAGATGATAAGAACGGTAGAAAAAGAGTTAGTGACAGAAACTCCAGGGAGTGTGCTTGAGAGAAACACCAAACGACAAAGAATTTAA